TGATGATGGATTGAAAGCCACCTGGTCACTACAATCCAAGTTATCTTCAGAGCGCTCACGGCCAACTCCCATCAAGCCAAGATAATGTTGGTAATGGGATATAATGAAGTTCATCTTATCGGTGGATCCTTTACCACAGATGGCATCACCATACAGGATGTTCATGGTAGCACCAAAGCCAGGATACCTCTTGGATAATGTGTCCTTCTTGGTGGGTTTCCAGTTACCAACAAACACATCATGAGCAGATGGCTGCTTCCTCTTCATTGGAGTCATCCACCTCCAAATGGCTGCTTCAAATGCAAGTGTGGCATTCTGTTCCAGTAGCTCTGGGTGGTTCAACAAATCCTGCTTGATACCCTTCCCGACGATACCATAGTTGTAGTTCCTGGGAAACATCAACAGCATAGCCAACTGTCAATCACTTAACTTCAACTCATGACCAACAGAAGTGAAGACAGGGCATATCAGCCTCACCAGTAAACAGGAAGAGCACCTCGACCATAGTACTCAACTCCTTCAACACAAGGGTATAATTCATTGCTATCGTCACAATAGCTCTGGCTTGGGCTCAATTCATGGTTGTAGCAAAGCCCCCAAGCTGTTTCACCATCAGGCGCTTCGTTGTATCCACCTGATGCAACACACCATTCCAGTATTTAGTGTATTATAATAACAATATCAGACGAAATTCAGATTAATCtacacaaagatttccaatCAATCAAACGAACTACAGTGTAAACCCAACCTTGCTAACCTCATAAGTCACACCTACAAAGAGCAAACCAAAGTCCATTGTAGTGTCATTTTCCTGGATTAAAAACCAGATGGCAAATCTAAAATCCAGATACCAAAAGAACTATCAAGGCTTCAAGGGTATGTCATAGCATGCGACAGTTAGATATAACTGAAATGCTGCAAACTTAGTTTCTGTTTTTATCTTGCCACTTATGATGTAATAAGTTTGCACTGGTAGTTGATACTGTTGGACCGTGGGTGGCGTTGATCTCTGTTAGTGCACAGGCAGTGTGGGAAGTGGAAATGCTGGTGGTAGCCTTAGTATGCTATCTCTTAGATGTCTGGTTCTTCCTTCTGGTAGTGTCTAATCACTCTGTATGAATCTTTTGTATTTCCGTTCTAGTTAATGGAAATGGGCTAACCCCCAGTTCGAGACAGTTAGATATAACTGAAGTGGAACAAACAACATGTGTTTCCATTGTCTGTGCTTGTGATCCTAGTGCTGAAGGCATTCTGTGAAAGTCTTTGAAGAAGTCCAGATAATTGAGATCCTCAATTCAATATCAGGCAAATCATCATTTCCTGGAATCCTACACTCTACATAAATCTAGCTACAGATCTCAGCATacaagaacatgaataaatgcCTAGAGCGTGAATTCTACTACTGTGCATGCTTGCATCAAGCGATCAGTTCAAATACCAATCATCTGAATCTATCAGTCGATCCCAGGGCATCGGATTGCAAAATTATAGAGTAGTTAGCAAAGAGAAGAAGAGAGCGTAGCGTACAGGATGTCTTGGCGCCGACGTGGCCAAGGAAGGCGGCGACCTCCATCATGCCCATCTCCTTGCCTCCAGTGGTGCCGAACCCGCGGGGCTCAAAGAGCGCGGCGGCGGTGATGAAGGCCTTGTAATCCCAGAAGCCGGCGGCGTGGGCGAGATCGGAGTTGCGCTTGGGGAAGAGCTCCTCGAACTGGTACGCCTTGAAGAAGTCGCCGATGGTCTCGTTGCAGCAGAACCGGCTGCCGCTGCACTCCCACCCCTTGTCGCAGACCTTCTCGCCGCCCGCCATCACCGCCGCCGCCAAAGTGGCTAGCAGAAGCAGCAGCAATGCCGCCCCTCGCGTCCCCGACATCGTGGTCTTGGGTGGTCTCTCTCCTTACAGACGAAACAACTCAACACTGTGGCGCGGCGAGCTGAGTCGCTGGAATCGGGGAGCGAGAAAAAAGACGGTGGGGAGGAGGGAAATGGTAGCGACCGTCGACGCGGAGGGAGACGGTGAGCTGTCACTCCGTCACCGCACTGAGCGTCTGAGCCACTGACTCGCTGGCGCTGCTCAAGTCAGGTGTATTCTTGTCATTTTGTACCTTATGTTTTTCAAAACTTTGAAGAGCTCCACAATTATCGTTTAGTCAAAGTATTATGTGTTGCAATGAAATGCAATACGTTTTCAAATTAGATTTTATACTATTGTTAAATATGATTTGTTGTAACTCATGAGAACGGTCGTGATTTGGGATCTTCACGGAATGAAGAGCATTTTGATTAAAAAAGGTTCATGAAAAAAATCAATACTCCTTTaattctaaattataatttaCTTTGATTTTGTTAGTATATCTATTTTGCTATGTATCCCAAAGCATTGTGTATTCTTCTAGTTGCTCATGAAAGATAGATTAAGCAATAGAGGTCTACTCGGAAGAAGAAATATGGAGATGGAAGATTATAAGTGTCTTATGCAACGAACAGACAGAAGAGACAGTAGAACACCTCTTTATTAATTGTACCTTTTGCACAGGACTGTTGGAGGCTAATAAACTTGAGTGTGGACCCAACAGCTAATCCTTTTCTAAATTTAGAACGCCTCAAGAATCAGCTCAACCAATCTTTCTTCGTAGAAGTTATCATTCCGCTAAGCTGGGCTATCTGGATGACTAGAAACAATAAGATTTTCAAGCAAGTCAATGTCTCGACATAGGGCTGCAAGAATTTGTTTCTCTTGGAAATGGATGCTCTTTTGCTGCGTGCCAAGAAAGCCTATTCACCAAGATTAGAAGATTGGATAAGTGTTATTCCTTAATATTTTAGATCATTGGTGGTGTACAACTGGTTCAGAATTTGCGGCTTGCTAGCTCTGAACTCCTCTGTTCTTTCTTCTGACCTTATCTTTTTTTATCTGTAATTGTAATTGCTTTCTGCTTTTGCTTAATAAATTTCAGTAGGGGCCAATGCCCCTCCTATATTCTCAAAAAAATAATAGATTTAGATATATAACAAAATAAATgaacaaaaaaattataataacTTGTAATTTAGAACAGATTAGCAAACATGCACGTGGACTACGATGAagtctaaggccagtctcaatgcatgtttcatgagagtgtcatgcacattaaatagggtgccacataaataaaattgctaacttggc
This window of the Sorghum bicolor cultivar BTx623 chromosome 7, Sorghum_bicolor_NCBIv3, whole genome shotgun sequence genome carries:
- the LOC8081350 gene encoding chitinase-like protein 1, with translation MSGTRGAALLLLLLATLAAAVMAGGEKVCDKGWECSGSRFCCNETIGDFFKAYQFEELFPKRNSDLAHAAGFWDYKAFITAAALFEPRGFGTTGGKEMGMMEVAAFLGHVGAKTSCGYNEAPDGETAWGLCYNHELSPSQSYCDDSNELYPCVEGVEYYGRGALPVYWNYNYGIVGKGIKQDLLNHPELLEQNATLAFEAAIWRWMTPMKRKQPSAHDVFVGNWKPTKKDTLSKRYPGFGATMNILYGDAICGKGSTDKMNFIISHYQHYLGLMGVGRERSEDNLDCSDQVAFNPSSESSDF